In Plodia interpunctella isolate USDA-ARS_2022_Savannah chromosome 1, ilPloInte3.2, whole genome shotgun sequence, one DNA window encodes the following:
- the Gpo1 gene encoding glycerol-3-phosphate dehydrogenase, mitochondrial isoform X1: MSRRRVIIGGAGVAGAAIAAWALSADDSLANWYKPTVAARTERKKRPLPSRAEQVAALQAGHQYDILIIGGGATGVGCALDATTRGLRTALVEKDDFASGTSSRSTKLIHGGVRYLQKAIMQLDYEQYKMVKEALHERANMLEVAPHLTRPLPILLPVYKWWQVPYYWFGIKMYDLVAGDRNVKSSYYLSKKNTLELFPMLKSDNLCGGIVYYDGQQDDARMNLAIALTAARHGCTIANHISVTQLYKTAGKLSGARVKDEMTGKEWDVKAKCIINATGPFTDSIRRMDEPTVKEICCPSSGVHIVLPGYYSPEHMGLLDPATSDGRVIFFLPWLKGTIAGTTDLPCQVTHNPKPTEDEIQFILTEVKNYLNPDVEVRRGDVLSAWSGIRPLVSDPNKEDTQSLARNHIVHVSGSGLVTIAGGKWTTYRAMAAETIDAAIQSANLKPLYRDCQTDGFLIEGAHGWTPTMYIRLVQDFGLEMEVAQHLAKSYGDRAFAVAKMAAMTGKRWPIIGKKMHPEFPYIDAEIRYGVREYACTAIDMIARRLRLAFLNVQAAAEALPAIVDIMAEELNWNDAEKKRQIQLASEFLANEMGQMVNRASRDKIPINLSKDEIQTYIKRFQIIDKDRKGFVSINDIRRSLKNYGEEVTGEQLHEILKEIDTNMNGQVELDEYLQMMSAIKSGHVAYSRFARMAEMEEEHHEKEVLKKKISVERSGGGL; the protein is encoded by the exons ATGTCGCGAAGAAGAGTAATAATAGGCGGCGCAGGAGTCGCCGGTGCAGCGATAGCAGCGTGGGCACTCTCGGCGGATGATTCACTTGCC AACTGGTATAAACCCACAGTCGCGGCCAGGACAGAGCGCAAGAAGCGCCCCCTACCGTCGAGAGCGGAGCAGGTAGCAGCTTTACAAGCTGGCCACCAGTACGACATCCTCATCATCGGAGGGGGCGCCACAGGCGTCGGCTGCGCGCTGGATGCCACCACCagag GGCTCCGCACAGCTCTGGTCGAGAAGGACGACTTCGCCAGCGGCACTTCGAGCAGGAGCACCAAGTTGATCCACGGCGGCGTGCGGTACCTGCAAAAAGCTATTATGCAGCTCGACTATGAACAGTACAAAATGGTGAAGGAGGCGTTACACGAACGAGCGAATATGTTGGAAGTCGCGCCGCATCTAACGCGGCCGTTGCCTATTTTATTACCAGTGTATAA atgGTGGCAAGTCCCCTACTACTGGTTCGGCATAAAGATGTACGACTTGGTGGCTGGCGACCGAAACGTCAAGAGTTCCTACTACTTGTCCAAAAAGAACACCCTCGAATTGTTCCCTATGTTGAAATCTGACAACCTTTGCGGAGGCATCGTATATTATGatg gTCAGCAAGACGACGCACGTATGAACCTAGCTATCGCGCTTACGGCCGCCCGCCACGGGTGCACCATCGCCAACCACATCAGTGTCACGCAACTTTACAAGACCGCCGGGAAACTTAGCGGCGCTCGAGTGAAG GACGAGATGACTGGCAAGGAGTGGGACGTGAAAGCCAAATGCATCATCAACGCGACCGGCCCCTTCACAGACAGCATCCGCAGGATGGACGAACCCACCGTCAAGGAGATCTGCTGCCCGTCCTCCGGCGTCCACATCGTGTTGCCAGGATACTACAG TCCAGAACATATGGGCCTGCTGGACCCCGCGACGTCCGACGGCCGTGTCATCTTCTTCCTGCCGTGGCTGAAGGGGACCATCGCGGGCACCACGGACCTGCCGTGCCAGGTCACGCACAACCCCAAGCCCACTGAAGACGAGATTCAGTTCATTCTGACCGAAGTCAAGAATTATTTGAATCCAGATGTTGAAG TCCGGCGCGGCGACGTGCTGTCGGCGTGGTCGGGCATCCGGCCGCTGGTGTCGGACCCGAACAAGGAGGACACGCAGTCGCTGGCGCGCAACCACATCGTGCACGTGTCGGGCTCCGGGCTCGTCACCATCGCGGGCGGCAAGTGGACCACCTACCGCGCCATGGCGGCCGAGACCATTGATGCTGCTATCCAGA GTGCTAATCTGAAACCCCTGTATCGCGATTGCCAGACCGACGGATTTTTGATCGAAGGCGCGCACGGATGGACCCCTACTATGTATATCAGATTAGTACAGGACTTCGGACTCGAAATGGAG GTAGCACAACACTTAGCGAAATCGTACGGCGACCGCGCGTTTGCAGTGGCCAAGATGGCCGCCATGACAGGCAAGCGCTGGCCAATCATCGGCAAGAAAATGCATCCCGAGTTCCCGTACATTGACGCTGAAATCAG ATACGGCGTCCGCGAGTACGCGTGCACGGCCATAGACATGATCGCGCGGCGCCTGCGGCTGGCCTTCCTCAACGTGCAGGCGGCGGCCGAGGCGCTGCCCGCCATCGTCGACATCATGGCCGAGGAGCTCAATTGGAACGACGCTGAGAAGAAG CGACAAATCCAATTAGCCAGCGAATTCTTGGCCAACGAGATGGGCCAGATGGTGAACCGTGCCAGCCGCGACAAGATTCCCATCAACCTCAGCAAGGACGAGATCCAGACCTACATCAAGCGGTTCCAGATCATAGACAAGGACAGGAAGGGCTTCGTCTCCATCAACGATATCAGGAGAAGTCTCAAG AATTACGGCGAGGAGGTGACCGGCGAACAGTTGCACGAAATTCTGAAAGAGATCGACACTAACATGAACGGACAAGTCGAACTCGACGAGTATTTGCAG ATGATGTCGGCCATCAAGTCTGGTCACGTGGCGTACTCCCGATTCGCGAGGATGGCGGAGATGGAGGAGGAGCATCATGAGAAGGAGGTCCTCAAGAAGAAGATCTCAGTCGAAAGGAGTGGAGGTGGCTTGTAA
- the Gpo1 gene encoding glycerol-3-phosphate dehydrogenase, mitochondrial isoform X2, translating into MSRRRVIIGGAGVAGAAIAAWALSADDSLANWYKPTVAARTERKKRPLPSRAEQVAALQAGHQYDILIIGGGATGVGCALDATTRGLRTALVEKDDFASGTSSRSTKLIHGGVRYLQKAIMQLDYEQYKMVKEALHERANMLEVAPHLTRPLPILLPVYKWWQVPYYWFGIKMYDLVAGDRNVKSSYYLSKKNTLELFPMLKSDNLCGGIVYYDGQQDDARMNLAIALTAARHGCTIANHISVTQLYKTAGKLSGARVKDEMTGKEWDVKAKCIINATGPFTDSIRRMDEPTVKEICCPSSGVHIVLPGYYSPEHMGLLDPATSDGRVIFFLPWLKGTIAGTTDLPCQVTHNPKPTEDEIQFILTEVKNYLNPDVEVRRGDVLSAWSGIRPLVSDPNKEDTQSLARNHIVHVSGSGLVTIAGGKWTTYRAMAAETIDAAIQSANLKPLYRDCQTDGFLIEGAHGWTPTMYIRLVQDFGLEMEVAQHLAKSYGDRAFAVAKMAAMTGKRWPIIGKKMHPEFPYIDAEIRYGVREYACTAIDMIARRLRLAFLNVQAAAEALPAIVDIMAEELNWNDAEKKRQIQLASEFLANEMGQMVNRASRDKIPINLSKDEIQTYIKRFQIIDKDRKGFVSINDIRRSLKSMGLKPSHEEISAILSEIDVTYNGQLEIQDYLQMMSAIKSGHVAYSRFARMAEMEEEHHEKEVLKKKISVERSGGGL; encoded by the exons ATGTCGCGAAGAAGAGTAATAATAGGCGGCGCAGGAGTCGCCGGTGCAGCGATAGCAGCGTGGGCACTCTCGGCGGATGATTCACTTGCC AACTGGTATAAACCCACAGTCGCGGCCAGGACAGAGCGCAAGAAGCGCCCCCTACCGTCGAGAGCGGAGCAGGTAGCAGCTTTACAAGCTGGCCACCAGTACGACATCCTCATCATCGGAGGGGGCGCCACAGGCGTCGGCTGCGCGCTGGATGCCACCACCagag GGCTCCGCACAGCTCTGGTCGAGAAGGACGACTTCGCCAGCGGCACTTCGAGCAGGAGCACCAAGTTGATCCACGGCGGCGTGCGGTACCTGCAAAAAGCTATTATGCAGCTCGACTATGAACAGTACAAAATGGTGAAGGAGGCGTTACACGAACGAGCGAATATGTTGGAAGTCGCGCCGCATCTAACGCGGCCGTTGCCTATTTTATTACCAGTGTATAA atgGTGGCAAGTCCCCTACTACTGGTTCGGCATAAAGATGTACGACTTGGTGGCTGGCGACCGAAACGTCAAGAGTTCCTACTACTTGTCCAAAAAGAACACCCTCGAATTGTTCCCTATGTTGAAATCTGACAACCTTTGCGGAGGCATCGTATATTATGatg gTCAGCAAGACGACGCACGTATGAACCTAGCTATCGCGCTTACGGCCGCCCGCCACGGGTGCACCATCGCCAACCACATCAGTGTCACGCAACTTTACAAGACCGCCGGGAAACTTAGCGGCGCTCGAGTGAAG GACGAGATGACTGGCAAGGAGTGGGACGTGAAAGCCAAATGCATCATCAACGCGACCGGCCCCTTCACAGACAGCATCCGCAGGATGGACGAACCCACCGTCAAGGAGATCTGCTGCCCGTCCTCCGGCGTCCACATCGTGTTGCCAGGATACTACAG TCCAGAACATATGGGCCTGCTGGACCCCGCGACGTCCGACGGCCGTGTCATCTTCTTCCTGCCGTGGCTGAAGGGGACCATCGCGGGCACCACGGACCTGCCGTGCCAGGTCACGCACAACCCCAAGCCCACTGAAGACGAGATTCAGTTCATTCTGACCGAAGTCAAGAATTATTTGAATCCAGATGTTGAAG TCCGGCGCGGCGACGTGCTGTCGGCGTGGTCGGGCATCCGGCCGCTGGTGTCGGACCCGAACAAGGAGGACACGCAGTCGCTGGCGCGCAACCACATCGTGCACGTGTCGGGCTCCGGGCTCGTCACCATCGCGGGCGGCAAGTGGACCACCTACCGCGCCATGGCGGCCGAGACCATTGATGCTGCTATCCAGA GTGCTAATCTGAAACCCCTGTATCGCGATTGCCAGACCGACGGATTTTTGATCGAAGGCGCGCACGGATGGACCCCTACTATGTATATCAGATTAGTACAGGACTTCGGACTCGAAATGGAG GTAGCACAACACTTAGCGAAATCGTACGGCGACCGCGCGTTTGCAGTGGCCAAGATGGCCGCCATGACAGGCAAGCGCTGGCCAATCATCGGCAAGAAAATGCATCCCGAGTTCCCGTACATTGACGCTGAAATCAG ATACGGCGTCCGCGAGTACGCGTGCACGGCCATAGACATGATCGCGCGGCGCCTGCGGCTGGCCTTCCTCAACGTGCAGGCGGCGGCCGAGGCGCTGCCCGCCATCGTCGACATCATGGCCGAGGAGCTCAATTGGAACGACGCTGAGAAGAAG CGACAAATCCAATTAGCCAGCGAATTCTTGGCCAACGAGATGGGCCAGATGGTGAACCGTGCCAGCCGCGACAAGATTCCCATCAACCTCAGCAAGGACGAGATCCAGACCTACATCAAGCGGTTCCAGATCATAGACAAGGACAGGAAGGGCTTCGTCTCCATCAACGATATCAGGAGAAGTCTCAAG AGCATGGGTTTGAAGCCAAGCCACGAGGAAATTAGCGCTATTCTCTCAGAAATTGATGTCACTTACAACGGCCAACTGGAAATTCAAGATTATCTGCAG ATGATGTCGGCCATCAAGTCTGGTCACGTGGCGTACTCCCGATTCGCGAGGATGGCGGAGATGGAGGAGGAGCATCATGAGAAGGAGGTCCTCAAGAAGAAGATCTCAGTCGAAAGGAGTGGAGGTGGCTTGTAA